In one Candidatus Eremiobacterota bacterium genomic region, the following are encoded:
- a CDS encoding protease inhibitor I42 family protein — MVRAFYLAFLAAVILVLMQALPAAAEGEGGKPMGKPLAVEEGKEFSITLESKEAAGFRWFLWSPLNEKIVKLVSSHPEKGAGGREIWTFRAVGRGETSIHLKYVRARQDTPGEDSTATFVVFVEASEKPLQAEAGKEFTITVPSNETTGYKWELDGPLDEKLVTFVKSEYLEPRDPKPGAGGSEAWTFRAQRKGLVSISLKYVRPWEKNKPPAKQKTFTIQIR, encoded by the coding sequence ATGGTCAGGGCCTTTTATCTGGCATTCCTGGCTGCAGTCATTCTTGTCCTGATGCAGGCCCTTCCTGCCGCAGCAGAAGGAGAGGGGGGAAAGCCCATGGGGAAGCCTCTTGCAGTGGAAGAGGGAAAAGAGTTCAGCATTACACTGGAATCGAAGGAAGCCGCGGGGTTCCGCTGGTTCCTGTGGAGCCCTCTCAATGAGAAGATAGTGAAGCTCGTCAGCTCGCACCCTGAGAAGGGAGCCGGAGGGCGGGAAATATGGACTTTCCGCGCCGTGGGCAGGGGAGAGACCTCCATTCATTTAAAATACGTTCGTGCCCGGCAGGACACACCAGGGGAAGATTCCACCGCCACCTTCGTGGTCTTTGTGGAGGCTTCCGAAAAGCCGCTCCAGGCCGAGGCCGGGAAAGAGTTCACCATCACGGTTCCTTCCAACGAGACGACAGGTTACAAGTGGGAGCTTGACGGCCCGCTGGATGAAAAGCTGGTTACCTTCGTGAAATCAGAGTATCTTGAGCCCCGGGATCCCAAACCGGGGGCAGGAGGCTCAGAGGCATGGACCTTCAGGGCGCAGCGGAAAGGCCTGGTGTCAATTTCCCTTAAATACGTGAGGCCCTGGGAGAAGAATAAGCCTCCTGCAAAGCAGAAGACCTTCACGATCCAGATCAGATAA